The Candidatus Baltobacteraceae bacterium genome has a window encoding:
- a CDS encoding HAMP domain-containing sensor histidine kinase, with product MIARTTALYLLIFVCVLAALDAGAFLFMQREYASALGPALGTPEGARGLATAMRSVSVSILAIDVPLIVVVGAASYAMARLTIAPLAAARERERVFAADAAHELRSPLAAIASVAQASRNQPPPESTQAFDAITHDALEASALISDLLTLARNPGRAVLQCEPVDLALVVTTCTRDAAAAANARNVRIEAVTDSAIVDGDERRLRELARNLLENAVRHARSRVSIASSRNGRTCSIVVEDDGDGVAPDERERVFERFYRRTQDHSGTGLGLAIVRWIASAHDGTVVVDAAPGGGARFVATLPAHIQA from the coding sequence TTGATCGCTCGCACTACCGCCCTCTATCTCCTCATCTTCGTTTGCGTTCTCGCCGCCCTCGATGCCGGCGCATTCTTGTTCATGCAGCGCGAATATGCGTCGGCGCTCGGCCCGGCGCTGGGAACGCCGGAGGGCGCGAGAGGCCTCGCGACCGCAATGCGCTCGGTGTCCGTTTCGATTCTCGCGATCGATGTGCCGCTGATCGTGGTCGTCGGGGCGGCGTCGTACGCGATGGCGCGGCTCACGATCGCGCCGCTGGCCGCGGCGCGCGAGCGCGAGCGAGTCTTCGCCGCCGACGCCGCGCACGAGCTTCGTTCGCCGCTAGCGGCGATCGCGAGCGTCGCGCAAGCATCGCGCAATCAGCCGCCGCCCGAGAGCACGCAGGCGTTCGACGCGATCACGCACGACGCGCTCGAAGCCTCCGCACTGATTTCGGATCTGTTGACGCTCGCACGCAATCCGGGCCGCGCCGTGCTGCAATGCGAACCCGTCGACTTGGCGCTCGTCGTCACGACGTGCACGCGCGACGCCGCCGCCGCCGCGAACGCGCGAAACGTCCGCATCGAAGCGGTTACCGACAGCGCGATCGTCGACGGCGACGAGCGGCGGCTGCGCGAGCTCGCACGCAACTTGCTCGAGAATGCGGTCCGGCACGCGCGCAGCCGCGTGAGCATCGCGTCGTCGCGTAACGGCCGTACCTGCTCCATCGTCGTCGAGGACGACGGCGACGGGGTCGCCCCCGACGAGCGCGAGCGCGTCTTCGAGCGCTTCTACCGGCGCACGCAGGATCACAGCGGCACCGGTCTCGGTTTGGCGATCGTCCGCTGGATCGCAAGCGCCCACGACGGAACGGTCGTGGTCGACGCGGCGCCCGGCGGCGGCGCTCGCTTCGTCGCAACGCTTCCGGCACACATACAGGCGTAG
- a CDS encoding response regulator transcription factor, whose protein sequence is MMRILVVEDNLSIARAVQTMLESQKFAANVVTDGEAGLDHLLRQSYDAAIVDVGLPGMDGFTVARNARAEGVQTPILMLTARDAVEDRVHGLDCGADDYLPKPFVEQELIARLRAILRRGDRPLVSTLEVGKLRVDVGARTATYDARALELGATEFRLLELFARNAGIALSRAQVLERIWDYDFEGSSNIVDVYVSQLRRKLKKLGANGIIETVWGVGYRLQT, encoded by the coding sequence ATGATGCGCATCCTGGTCGTCGAGGACAATCTCTCGATCGCGCGAGCGGTGCAAACCATGCTCGAATCGCAGAAGTTCGCCGCGAACGTCGTGACCGACGGCGAGGCCGGTCTCGATCACCTGCTGCGTCAGAGCTACGACGCCGCGATCGTCGACGTGGGGCTGCCCGGCATGGACGGCTTCACGGTCGCGCGCAACGCGCGCGCCGAAGGCGTTCAAACGCCGATCCTCATGCTCACCGCGCGGGACGCCGTCGAGGATCGTGTGCACGGCTTGGATTGCGGCGCCGACGACTATCTTCCCAAGCCGTTCGTCGAGCAAGAGCTGATCGCGCGGCTGCGCGCGATTTTGCGACGCGGCGATCGACCGCTGGTCAGTACCCTGGAAGTCGGGAAACTGCGGGTCGACGTCGGTGCGCGTACGGCGACGTACGACGCGCGTGCGCTCGAGTTGGGCGCGACCGAGTTTCGGCTGCTCGAGCTCTTCGCGCGCAATGCCGGCATCGCGCTGTCGCGCGCGCAAGTGCTCGAACGCATTTGGGATTACGACTTCGAGGGATCGAGCAACATCGTCGACGTGTACGTCAGCCAGCTGCGCCGCAAACTCAAGAAACTCGGCGCCAACGGCATCATCGAAACGGTGTGGGGCGTCGGTTACCGCCTGCAAACTTGA
- a CDS encoding plastocyanin/azurin family copper-binding protein, whose translation MRTARIAALAAALASCTPNGIPSSGGGGTGGGVVHTVDLNLTVYQNPTSTPYGPSIAIKPPILDVAVGDTIVFKNADGFNHTSSSLPLSSTNGETKFPSASPLGASALTESGTTLSGGWSSGALQAGATSQTVLADKAGTYLYGCFYHYSANMRGAIVAQ comes from the coding sequence ATGAGAACTGCCCGCATAGCGGCGCTGGCGGCCGCGCTCGCATCGTGTACGCCCAACGGAATTCCGTCGAGCGGTGGGGGAGGAACCGGCGGCGGAGTCGTCCACACCGTGGACCTCAACCTGACCGTCTATCAAAACCCGACGAGCACGCCGTACGGACCGAGTATTGCGATCAAACCGCCGATCCTCGACGTCGCGGTGGGCGATACGATCGTCTTCAAGAACGCCGACGGGTTCAACCACACCAGTTCGTCGCTGCCCCTGAGCAGCACCAACGGCGAGACGAAGTTTCCCAGCGCCTCTCCGCTCGGCGCGAGCGCGTTGACGGAAAGCGGAACGACGCTATCCGGTGGCTGGAGCAGCGGCGCGCTGCAGGCCGGCGCGACGTCGCAAACGGTCCTCGCCGATAAGGCCGGCACGTATCTGTACGGCTGCTTCTATCATTACTCCGCGAACATGCGAGGAGCCATCGTTGCGCAATAA